A region of Pristis pectinata isolate sPriPec2 chromosome 24, sPriPec2.1.pri, whole genome shotgun sequence DNA encodes the following proteins:
- the LOC127582485 gene encoding leucine-rich repeat and immunoglobulin-like domain-containing nogo receptor-interacting protein 3, whose product MIDCTSNIMFYTMASCWQQLLGLTLMILVTRSTVSCPARCECAPQIKSVVCHRKRLTAIPEGIPIETKILDLSKNRLRCISSGDLATFPLLEEVDLSENIITNVEPGAFSNLFNLRSLQLRGNQLKLIPTGVFSRLANLTRLDLSENKIVILLDHMFQDLRNLKQLEVGDNDLVYISQRAFSGLLGLEQLTIEKCNLTTVSAESLSYLQNLGTLRLRYLSISFLEEQNFRKLYNLKELEIDSWPLLETITPTTLYGLNLTYLSITSTNLSSVPSGAFRNLIYLKLLNLSYNPITTIESGSFRDLIRLQHLYLVSTMLSTIQPHAFLGLRQLKVLNISNNLLVTLEENALHSVGNLAVLRLDNNPLSCDCRLLWLLQKRNTLSFDHKQPVCASPADIQGSQLTDFEDSALHDYFTCQKPKIRDRKPQRVTAGEGQTVYFTCRADGEPTPVIMWVSPQRRMITSKSIGRATILPGGTLEIRFVQVHDSGTHICIASNAGGNDTSFAVLTVKGQRSDGVPFANRTASLSEFNETAFNDTQVLLKFTLDLKTILVSTAMGCITFLGVVLFCFLILFVWSRGRGHHKNNFSVEYSFRKVDGPTVSGGQGGARKFNMKMI is encoded by the coding sequence ATGATCGACTGCACCAGTAACATCATGTTTTACACCATGGCGTCGTGCTGGCAGCAGCTTCTCGGCCTCACCCTGATGATTCTGGTCACCCGTTCGACAGTTAGCTGCCCGGCGCGATGTGAGTGTGCGCCCCAGATCAAGTCGGTGGTTTGCCACAGGAAGCGGCTGACTGCCATCCCGGAGGGCATTCCCATTGAGACCAAAATACTGGACCTGAGCAAGAACCGGCTCCGGTGCATCAGCTCCGGGGACCTGGCGACCTTCCCTCTTCTGGAAGAAGTTGACCTGAGCGAGAACATCATCACAAACGTGGAACCCGGGGCTTTCAGCAACTTGTTCAACCTCCGGTCCCTGCAGCTACGCGGGAACCAACTGAAACTCATCCCTACCGGCGTCTTCTCAAGGCTGGCGAACCTCACCCGGCTGGACCTCAGCGAGAACAAAATCGTCATCTTGCTGGACCACATGTTCCAGGACCTGAGGAACCTGAAGCagctggaggtcggtgacaatGACTTGGTCTACATCTCGCAGCGGGCCTTCAGTGGTCTACTCGGGCTGGAACAACTCACCATTGAGAAGTGTAACCTCACCACCGTTTCTGCCGAATCCCTGTCCTACCTCCAGAACCTGGGCACTCTCCGGCTCCGTTACCTGAGCATCAGCTTCCTGGAGGAGCAGAACTTCAGGAAACTCTACAACCTGAAGGAACTGGAGATCGATTCCTGGCCCCTTCTGGAGACCATCACTCCCACCACCCTATATGGTTTGAACCTCACCTATCTCTCCATCACCAGCACCAACCTCTCGTCGGTACCTTCCGGAGCCTTCAGAAACCTGATCTATCTCAAGCTGCTGAATTTGTCCTATAACCCCATAACTACCATCGAATCCGGCTCCTTCCGCGACTTAATCCGGCTCCAGCACTTGTACCTAGTAAGTACaatgctcagcaccatccagCCTCACGCCTTCCTGGGCCTGAGACAGCTGAAGGTGCTCAACATCTCCAACAACCTCTTGGTGACGCTGGAAGAGAACGCCCTGCACTCGGTGGGGAACCTGGCCGTGCTGCGCTTGGACAACAACCCCCTCTCCTGCGACTGTCGCCTCCTGTGGCTTCTGCAGAAGAGGAACACGCTGAGCTTCGATCACAAGCAGCCAGTGTGTGCCTCGCCAGCGGACATTCAGGGCAGCCAGCTGACAGACTTCGAGGACTCCGCCCTCCACGACTACTTCACTTGCCAAAAGCCCAAAATACGGGACCGAAAGCCACAGCGGGTGACGGCGGGTGAAGGTCAGACTGTCTACTTCACCTGCCGGGCGGACGGCGAGCCAACGCCGGTGATAATGTGGGTGTCTCCCCAGCGGAGGATGATCACCAGCAAGAGCATCGGCCGGGCCACCATCCTGCCGGGCGGCACCCTGGAGATCCGCTTTGTCCAGGTCCACGACAGTGGCACCCACATCTGCATCGCCAGCAACGCCGGCGGCAACGACACCTCCTTCGCCGTGCTCACCGTGAAGGGACAGAGATCAGACGGAGTCCCTTTTGCAAACAGGACCGCGTCCCTCTCCGAGTTCAACGAGACCGCCTTCAACGACACGCAGGTGCTCCTGAAGTTTACACTGGATCTGAAAACCATCCTGGTGTCCACGGCGATGGGCTGCATCACCTTCCTGGGAGTGGTGCTCTTCTGCTTCTTGATCCTGTTCGTGTGGAGCAGGGGGAGAGGACACCACAAGAATAACTTCTCGGTGGAATACTCCTTCCGCAAGGTGGACGGACCGACAGTCAGCGGCGGGCAAGGAGGAGCCAGAAAGTTCAACATGAAGATGATCTAA